Within the Maribacter sp. BPC-D8 genome, the region AGCGCCTATAATAAAGAAGCATGGAAAATATAAAGACAGCATACAAAAGTGTGCTATCCATCGCTGGAAGCGATTCCGGTGGTTGTGCCGGTATACAGGCAGATATAAAAAGTATAAGTGCCTGCGGCGCATATGCTGCTACGGTAATTACCGCCACTACGGCTCAAAATACTTTGGGAGTCACAGACATACACGCCATACCCATTTCTCATATCGAAAAGCAATTAGACGCAGTACTGAGTGATATTCAATTCGGAGGTATTAAAATTGGGATGCTTCATTCTTGCGAAGTGATTAATTTGGTACAAGAAAAACTGGCGGAATACAAACTAAAGAACATTGTCTTAGACCCAGTGATGGTGACCACATCTGGTCATAAATTAATTACCGATGATGCCATTGAATGTTTAAAAAACTTTCTGCCGCACGTCAATTTAATTACTCCGAATATTCCAGAAGCAGAACTATTGATAGATGAAAAAATCAATGGGGATAATATGGAAGAAATGGCAAAGAAAATAGCAAAAAACTATAAAACCTCGGTACTTCTAAAAGGAGGACATATCATTGACAACAACGAAATGACAGATGTATTTTATGAGTACCCTACAGGTAAAACAATAACCATCACCAACCCAAGGATAGCAACCAATAACACCCACGGCACCGGTTGTAGTCTGTCATCAAGTATTGCCACTTTTTTGAGTTTAAGTGAACCTATGGAAACTGCCATTAAAAAAGGATGTGAGTATGTCAACAAAGCCATAGCCGCTGGTCAATACAAAACCTTAGGTCTTGGTAACGGACCAATTAATCATTTTGGACTTTAATTAAAATATGGATACAAATGATGTAAGAAAACACTTGGGTATAAATTTTTAAATATCGAAATTCGTTATTAGGCGCTAATAACAAGCAATCGTTCTTTAGCATCATACTAACAAGCATAAACTAAATCAAAGTGGAGTATAAAGTTACTTTTAACTTTCAATCAATTTTACAAGAATAAAATGATGAAATCTATTTTTACGATTACAGTACTACTTTTTACATGTTCAATTTTTTCACAAAAGGTAGTTTCAGGTACTATTGTGGACAGTGAAACCAATGAAACAATACCATATGTAAATATTGGTATACTAAAGCAGACTTTGGGTACCGTTTCAAATGAATCGGGTAAGTTCGAATTTGAGGTGCAAAACGATTTTATGAAAGATACCATTAGGGTATCATCAATAGGCTATAAAACAATTTCGTTGGTAGCATCTGATTTTATTGAGAAAATGAGGGTCGATGCTGTACTTCCACTAACTGCCGATGTAACTGAATTAAACGAAGTAACCATTACCGCCAGAGAGTTAAAAGAAAAGGTATTAGGTAATAAAGCCAGATCAAAATCTCTTAAACTTGGCTTTAGTGTAAATGAATTGGGTAATGAGCTTGGTATAAAAATCAATATTAAGCACAACCCAACATTTCTTAAGAGCTTCAATACTCACATAGTATTAAACACCAACACTTCTTTAAAGTATCGTTTAAATATTTATAGCATTAAAAATGGACTACCAGATAAGAAAATAGTAAATGAAAATATCATTTTTCCTATTGATGTAGAAAAGGGTGATTTCTCTTTAAACCTAGAAAAATATAGAATTTATGTTGAAGATGATATTTACTGCACTATTGAATTAATTGAAACGCCAAATGAAGATGATGATATTGGTTTTTCAGGTTCACTATTTGGTCACGCTATGATTGTTAGAACTACAAGCCAGGCAGAATGGGAAAAAGTAGGTACAATAGGCGTTGGTTTTAACTGTACGGTTAAGTATTAGAGTTGTTATTTCGAATAGTCGTTGGTCAATACAAAACCTTATATCATGATAACGGACTTTTCAATCATTAGAAAATGAAACAAAAAGAAGAATTAGATATTTGTATTAATTTGATAAATTGGATTCAAGATTATTCTATATCTAATGATGAAATTCTTTCACAAATTAAAGCAAATAACTATTTAAATAAATCTATTGAATTAGATAAGAAAAGAATTGATAAGCAACCTTTACTTACACTACCATCATTATCATTATTTAAAATTATTGAAAATATTATAAACACATTAAATAATGTAGATGAAAGCTTGGCTATTCACAACCAAAGATATGGTTGCTCATATTTAAACATAAAAGATAGACTTTTTCAAAGTTTTGAAAATTTAGAATTAAGCACAACACAACTTATAGAATATCTTGAAAAAGCAGAGTACATTATTTTACAATATCATTTAACCGAATATGTTATTAAGAAACAATTGCTTCAAAATGAAGTAAAAAAATCGCTTGAATTAATTTCTAAAATATCCGATAAAAGTTATCATTACAGTAGTTATAGATTAATTGCTAATTTTTATGGATTGAAAGGTGACAAAAATAATTTTCTTAAAATTTTAAAAAAATGTGATGCGAGAAAAGATGTTTATGAAATTGAATGTATTAAAGAAAATTTTATAGAAAACTATTCCTGTATAAATTCATTAGAAGAATCATTTGAGCTAATTGAAAGAAGAGAATTCGGTAATAAATATTATATAGCTGCTTTGCTACCAATTGTAAAAATTAAAACTTTTGATGAAGTAAAAGAATTACTGAATGATTCTAGGTTTGAAGTACCTAAGTTATACATCAAAGAAATAATTCTAACAAAGGCTTTCGAGCTTAATAAAAAAAACCAGAATACCGAGAATTTTAATTATTTAAAAGGTGTATTGAATGAAATTCCTTCAAGAGTAAAATATGGAAATTCAGATTTTAGTTTAAGGGACAATTTATGGATTTCTATAGCCGAAAGTCTATTAGCTAAAAACAATGAACTATTCAAACAAGAAATCAATTATAGTATAAAGCGAATAAATTCTAAAATACCGAAAAGGAGTTTATCCAATAAAGTAAAAACATAAAGCTGAACGCACAAAAATTTGTGTGATTTATACCGATTTTGGTACTTAACCCAAAGTTGTTAGCGAACTTTTTCGTGTTACAGTCCCTTCGACTGCACTCAAGATGACATTACGTTTATAAGAATGTCACTTCGAGTGGCTTTTTGATTGAAGCATCGCGAAAACCAAAAAGATGTATCGAGAACCTAGGTACGCGAAAAGGTTCTCGATATAAATTTCTCGTCCCTCGAAATTCACTCGAACTGACAAAATGTTGAATAAAAAAGTCAAGGTCACTGAGCGTAGCCGAAGTGAGCGTGTTCCTAACAAACAGATAGCTTCACTCCGCTCGCTATGACGAATACAAAACGTCTTTGCGAGGAGCTTTTTTGCGACGTGGCAATCTGTTGAATTTAAGTAACCATTTTTCTTCTAAGTACTACTGTCAGTCTGAGCGCAGTCGAAGACCGTTGTGAGTTAGAGTATCTTTTCGTGTTCCAGTCCTTTCGACTACGTTCAGTATGACATTACGTTTATAAGAATGTCACTTCGAGTGGCTTTTTAGTTGAAGCATTGCGGAAACCAAAAAGATGTATCGAGAACCTAGGTACACGGAAGGGTTCTCGATACCCTCCTACTCGGTGGGCAAGCTGATTTCTCATATCTCGAAATTCACTCGAACTGACAAAATGTTGAATAAAAAAGTCAAGGTCACTGAGCGTAGCCGAAGTGAGCGTGTTCCTAACAAACAGATAGCTTCACTCCGCTCGCTATGACAAATAAAAAACGTCTTTGCGAGGAGCTTTTTCGCGACGTGGCAATCTGTTGAATTTACGTAACCATTTTTCTATCTAAGTACCATAGTCAGTCTGAGCGCAGTCGAAGACCCATATGAGTTAGAGAGCCTTTTCGTGTTCCTATCCCTTCGACTGCACTCAGGATGACATTGCGTTTATAAGAATGTCACTTCGAGTGGCTTTTTGGTTGAAACATCGCGGAAACCAAAAAGATGTATCGAGAACCTTGGTACACGAAAGGTTCTCGATACAAATTTCTCGTTCCTTGAAATTCACTCGAATTGACAGCACATTTTGTTTTGGACTGGCGTGTTCGTATGCTTCAAACTAAGCCTAGCACGGCTCGCTAAATTCAGGATGACATTGCGTTTATAATAATGTCACTTCGAGTGGCTTTTTAGTTGAAGCATCGCGGAAACCAAAAAGATGTATTGAGAACTTTGGTAAACGAAAGAGTTCTCGATACCCTCCTACTAAGTAGGCAAGCTGATTTCTCATATCTCGAAATTCACTTATACAAACCATACGATATGTAGCATGATCGCAAGTTGCAAACAATAAGTCAGCCTTTCTCCTATTTCGATGGTGAAACTAATCTTTAAAAAACTTGTCTTCATTTACCTAAACAACGAACTTCGTTAACAACTATAGAAAGAGATTAAAGCGTAGTTCTTCAATCTCAATTTTACACGTAAGAAACATAAAATGAATAAAATTTTAAACATCATATTTCTTTTCACCTCATTATCTATATTTAGCCAGACAACATATGAAATTAACGGATTTTCCGAAAAATATTATGGAAAGCTAACGATAGACGATGGCTCTGAAAATGAGGTATTCAAGAAAGGGACTATTTCTATTTTAAAATCAAAAGACAATAAAGAAATTATAAATATAAAATCTGATCAACTAACATTTGATATTGATGAAAACGGAGCTATAAAAACAAATATTTCAGAACTACCCTATGGCGAACAGAGTATACTTATGTATCAAGATTTTAATTTTGATGGAAAAAAAGATTTGGCAATAATGGACGGGCAGTTCAGCTGTTACCATGGTCCGTCTTTTCAAGTGTATTTAGAGAATAATGATAGTTTGGTTCATAGTCCTGAGTTTACCGAATTAGCGCAAGAATACTGCGGAATGTTTGAGGTAGATTATGAAAATAAATTAATTAAAACCATGACTAAAAGTGGTTGTTGTTGGCATCAATATTCAGAATTCGAAGTTCAGGACAACAAACCCATTCCTGTTAAAATTATAGAGAGTAGTCTTGGTGAAGACGGAGTCACAGCAGATTATATAGAGAAAAATAGAGTTGATAATCAATTCGTTGAAACAAAATATAGTTACCTAGCTGGTGGAGCCGATATTATTGAATTCTATTCCATGACATTTAAGAATGGAAAAAAAATGAAGATATACCGTGTATTCTCTTTTGAAGACTATTTAATATATGTTTTTACAGATAAAGACGAAAAAATTGAATTACTATACTCAGGCGATTTTATATATGACAAAAACAAGAACACACTAACATTTGAAAATGGCGATGTTACCTATCAAGTATACTCAGAAGGTATAATTGTAAATACACCTAAAAAGCAAATAGATTTAAAAGCTGTAAGTATAGGTGAGAATGTAACCTTGTTAAGTTTGTTAGACTTGTCAGTAAAAAACCTTTCGATAAAATAAGCTTCGATAACAGCAGTTATAATTAATAAGAGATTTAGATTACTATTACGAAGTTCCTCTATTCGTTAAGAACTGTTTTTTAGCCTAAAGGAGCATCCAACTACTATGAAAAAATATATAATTTTAAGCTTAATAGTTCTCTGCTTTTCCTGTAAAAATGGACCTGAACGAGATGAAGATATCATCGATTTAGAAAAATTTGATTTAAATTTTAATGTAGAAGAATACTATTCAGAATACATAGATGAAATTGAGCAGACTTATAATGTACATCGTATGGTTTCTAATGATTCAATATTGGCCACGGAGTACGAAATGATCGGCTTTTTTAAAAAACCTCGATACGCTTATTATGAGGAAAAAAGTTTTGATATGGTCGACATTATTAAAAGTGATGTAAACAACAATGAATTTATCGCTCTTCTAGCTAGTAATTATCAAGTACCAGCAACAGGCTTTAGTAAATTATTAAAAAAGCTTACCAATAAATACGGTAAACCTCAGGTCTGTGATATTTTGGTTTATAAAGGCCACACGTATACTTGGACTTTAGATGATAGATTAATTGTATTATCATACAATGAGTATGGAAAACCTAGTATCATAAACGAAACATTTTATATCATAAATAAAAAATATATTTCCATATTTAAAAATCGCTCCTCTTTGGGAAAATGGTATTTTCTTAATCAAGACAACACCTGTAACCAAGAACTTTAATCTATATAAACAGAAAGTAAAATGACTGAAAACGAAGAATTTATTTTTGAATCTATTTTTAACCAAGTTAGAATGGGATTCGTTTCTGTATCAGAAATCAAGGATAATATAATTGAAGAAATTGAAGATAACGGATTTGAAGATGAAATCTCTGAAGAATGGGCTTCTGAAATTATTGACAAAGAATATAATACCTTAAAATCTGAGAGTCAAAACTGGAATAGGCCTACAGATACTGAAAAGCTAATTGAAGCTTTTGATGAATTGTGTAAAGAAAATATAATTGCATTACATAATGCCGGCTTTGAAAATAGCGATGGAGAATATGAAGTAAGTGAAGTTGAAAAAGCTTTAAACAAACAGAAAATAGCCTCTTATGGATATTGCTTTTATCACGAACAAGACTTGTCGCGTGCTGTAAGTATAGAAAATCCTTCTTTGTTTATTTCTTTTCAAAGAATCAATAATACCGATGGTAATGTCACCTTAGAGGTTGGTAGAAAAATAGCAAAAGTTTTAGCCGAAAAAGGACTGGACGTTGAATGGGATGAAGATATTAGTCAAAAAATCTTAATCAAGAATTTTAAATGGCAATATCTCTATTATGAAGATGAAAGAGATTTACAAGATTATAACGATGTTATCGAATTAATTATCAATAAAGAGTTACCAAAAGAAGGCTCTAAATTCGCATCTGATTTTTATCTAGAAACAGACGAAATTGATAACAATAACCCAACCTGGACAGATATTAATACTGCTATAGAAGGTTTGAAATATGATGAAGAAGAGCCTTCATTTATTGTTTTAGACCTGAAAGAACCGATACATAATATCATGTACATTCAAGCAATAATTAATGAAGACAATTCTTTTGATATTGAATTAAGAGCGGGTACAAAAGATGATTTCAAACATTATAGGTACAATCTAAAAGACAGAAATATAATTGTCGAAAATTTAAAAAAATTGTATCACAGAGAAAATCTAGATTATAGTACCTGGGCAGATGTTACGACGGAGTTTTTAGAACCATAATAATTTAGTTATCAGTATTCAGTATTCAGTTCTCAGTTTTCAGTAACAGTTG harbors:
- a CDS encoding DUF6891 domain-containing protein yields the protein MTENEEFIFESIFNQVRMGFVSVSEIKDNIIEEIEDNGFEDEISEEWASEIIDKEYNTLKSESQNWNRPTDTEKLIEAFDELCKENIIALHNAGFENSDGEYEVSEVEKALNKQKIASYGYCFYHEQDLSRAVSIENPSLFISFQRINNTDGNVTLEVGRKIAKVLAEKGLDVEWDEDISQKILIKNFKWQYLYYEDERDLQDYNDVIELIINKELPKEGSKFASDFYLETDEIDNNNPTWTDINTAIEGLKYDEEEPSFIVLDLKEPIHNIMYIQAIINEDNSFDIELRAGTKDDFKHYRYNLKDRNIIVENLKKLYHRENLDYSTWADVTTEFLEP
- a CDS encoding carboxypeptidase-like regulatory domain-containing protein, translating into MMKSIFTITVLLFTCSIFSQKVVSGTIVDSETNETIPYVNIGILKQTLGTVSNESGKFEFEVQNDFMKDTIRVSSIGYKTISLVASDFIEKMRVDAVLPLTADVTELNEVTITARELKEKVLGNKARSKSLKLGFSVNELGNELGIKINIKHNPTFLKSFNTHIVLNTNTSLKYRLNIYSIKNGLPDKKIVNENIIFPIDVEKGDFSLNLEKYRIYVEDDIYCTIELIETPNEDDDIGFSGSLFGHAMIVRTTSQAEWEKVGTIGVGFNCTVKY
- a CDS encoding XAC2610-related protein: MNKILNIIFLFTSLSIFSQTTYEINGFSEKYYGKLTIDDGSENEVFKKGTISILKSKDNKEIINIKSDQLTFDIDENGAIKTNISELPYGEQSILMYQDFNFDGKKDLAIMDGQFSCYHGPSFQVYLENNDSLVHSPEFTELAQEYCGMFEVDYENKLIKTMTKSGCCWHQYSEFEVQDNKPIPVKIIESSLGEDGVTADYIEKNRVDNQFVETKYSYLAGGADIIEFYSMTFKNGKKMKIYRVFSFEDYLIYVFTDKDEKIELLYSGDFIYDKNKNTLTFENGDVTYQVYSEGIIVNTPKKQIDLKAVSIGENVTLLSLLDLSVKNLSIK
- the thiD gene encoding bifunctional hydroxymethylpyrimidine kinase/phosphomethylpyrimidine kinase — translated: MENIKTAYKSVLSIAGSDSGGCAGIQADIKSISACGAYAATVITATTAQNTLGVTDIHAIPISHIEKQLDAVLSDIQFGGIKIGMLHSCEVINLVQEKLAEYKLKNIVLDPVMVTTSGHKLITDDAIECLKNFLPHVNLITPNIPEAELLIDEKINGDNMEEMAKKIAKNYKTSVLLKGGHIIDNNEMTDVFYEYPTGKTITITNPRIATNNTHGTGCSLSSSIATFLSLSEPMETAIKKGCEYVNKAIAAGQYKTLGLGNGPINHFGL